The Nakamurella deserti genome contains a region encoding:
- a CDS encoding ABC transporter ATP-binding protein: MTSTDLLSSIRSTDSGIARAVGVTKIFGRGPAAYTALDDVSVSFEAGSFTAVMGPSGSGKSTLMHCMAGLDNADRGQVFVDGVELGGLDDRRLTIHRRDRIGFVFQSFNLLPMLSARENITLPLELAGRKVDKALFAELVTSLGLSERLNHRPAHLSGGQQQRVAVARALITRPAVVFADEPTGALDSKTGAALLAHLRDAARAGQTIVMVTHDPVAATYADRAILLADGRLRGELVRPDVDSVLHALSSLAV; encoded by the coding sequence ATGACGTCGACCGACCTGCTGTCGTCGATCCGCTCCACCGACTCCGGGATCGCCCGGGCCGTCGGGGTCACCAAGATCTTCGGCCGCGGACCGGCCGCCTACACCGCACTCGACGACGTCTCGGTCTCCTTCGAGGCCGGCAGCTTCACCGCCGTCATGGGGCCGTCCGGCTCCGGCAAGTCGACCCTGATGCACTGCATGGCCGGCCTGGACAACGCCGACCGCGGCCAGGTGTTCGTCGACGGAGTCGAGCTCGGCGGCCTCGACGACCGGCGGCTGACCATCCACCGGCGGGACCGGATCGGCTTCGTCTTCCAGAGCTTCAACCTGCTGCCGATGCTGTCGGCCAGGGAGAACATCACGCTGCCGCTGGAGCTCGCCGGCCGCAAGGTCGACAAGGCGCTGTTCGCCGAGCTGGTCACCTCGCTCGGCCTGTCCGAGCGGCTGAACCACCGGCCGGCGCACCTGTCCGGCGGTCAGCAGCAGCGCGTCGCCGTGGCCCGGGCGTTGATCACCCGCCCCGCCGTCGTCTTCGCCGACGAGCCCACCGGGGCGCTGGACTCCAAGACCGGCGCCGCCCTGCTGGCCCACCTCCGCGACGCCGCCCGCGCCGGCCAGACCATCGTGATGGTCACCCACGATCCGGTCGCCGCCACCTACGCCGACCGCGCGATCCTGCTCGCCGACGGGCGGCTCCGTGGCGAACTCGTCCGCCCCGACGTCGACAGCGTGCTGCACGCCCTGTCGTCGCTGGCGGTCTGA
- a CDS encoding FtsX-like permease family protein, whose protein sequence is MRSAWAGLLLHKRRFAAVLLAIAIGVGFAASTLIFTDSFRTDLARTVGAAASRVDVIVQPRGGTDTAGMPAAITAVPGVAAVEPVHHAILAFTTATTRGFTHVQSIPGDPALRWFDLTDGQWPADTADPLTAVAVDADTAERNDLAVGSAVTVTTADATQRRFTVVGLLDVHRSSLTGSRDELYTTVGLAGELDGGVAAEFDVTAAAGTDPGALATAVGAALGDTAVVRTGAAVAAGQVELALGGTQVLGTVLLAFAVIAGLVASTVVANTFTILIHQRQRQIGLWRAIGASRRQVRSSVLGEALLIGVLGSLAGAPLAVGAALVAMPIAHLQTSSLTVNPLPLALSVGAGIGVTVIAALLPSVKAMKVSPLAALNLLIPAPHSASRGLVRTFLGVVMVLFGGGGLAAGVMMPSLAVAVGGGVVSALGVLLLLRSVLSRFLRLVVPAARLAGTPGRLAAANALRNPHRAAATATALTIAVGLIVTLQVAAASARASLSSSLDDRFPLDVSITSVAEPSADSPTGRVLPALPGGLGTEISGVDGLTTRTLSGTLADLRVDGVPTPVTAVGTAADVDAVIRTLPVPTGRIALPDGLMSSARLKAGDTVELVGPAGSLELTVSVSHLARGQRATVVIAATDLAVLDPAAGPVALWGRLADIDSANAAITALNPIVARYPSIALAGAAVDHASIWKGLTRILLLVTALLSVGAVIGVVGIGNTLGLAVTERTRESALLRALGLRRSQLRMSLAVEAALLATVGAVVGIGLGAVYGWVGAAATFGEIDTPLVMDFPTTDVLLVLAAAVLAGVAASVLPARRAARAQPRAVLAEI, encoded by the coding sequence GTGCGCTCGGCCTGGGCCGGCCTGCTGCTGCACAAGCGGCGGTTCGCCGCCGTGCTGCTCGCCATCGCCATCGGCGTCGGCTTCGCCGCGTCCACGCTGATCTTCACCGACAGCTTCCGGACCGACCTGGCCCGCACGGTGGGTGCCGCGGCGTCCCGGGTCGACGTCATCGTCCAGCCGCGCGGCGGGACCGACACCGCCGGGATGCCGGCGGCCATCACCGCCGTCCCCGGTGTCGCCGCCGTGGAACCGGTGCACCACGCGATCCTCGCCTTCACCACCGCCACCACCCGGGGCTTCACCCACGTCCAGTCGATCCCCGGTGATCCCGCCCTGCGCTGGTTCGACCTCACCGACGGGCAGTGGCCGGCCGACACCGCCGACCCGCTGACCGCCGTCGCCGTCGACGCCGACACCGCCGAGCGCAACGACCTGGCGGTCGGCAGCGCCGTCACCGTCACCACCGCCGACGCCACGCAGCGCCGGTTCACCGTCGTCGGACTGCTGGACGTGCACCGTTCGTCGCTGACCGGATCCCGCGACGAGCTCTACACCACGGTGGGCCTGGCGGGAGAGCTCGACGGTGGCGTCGCCGCCGAGTTCGACGTCACCGCCGCCGCGGGCACCGACCCGGGCGCGCTGGCCACCGCCGTCGGCGCCGCCCTCGGCGACACGGCCGTCGTGCGGACCGGTGCGGCCGTCGCCGCCGGGCAGGTCGAGCTCGCCCTCGGCGGCACCCAGGTGCTGGGCACCGTGCTGCTCGCCTTCGCCGTCATCGCCGGACTCGTCGCCTCGACGGTCGTCGCGAACACCTTCACCATCCTCATCCACCAACGGCAGCGCCAGATCGGGCTGTGGCGCGCCATCGGCGCGTCCAGACGGCAGGTGCGCTCCTCGGTACTGGGGGAAGCGCTGCTCATCGGGGTCCTCGGCTCGCTCGCCGGCGCCCCGCTGGCCGTCGGCGCGGCGCTGGTCGCGATGCCGATCGCGCACCTGCAGACCTCCAGCCTGACGGTGAACCCGCTGCCGCTCGCGCTGTCGGTCGGTGCCGGTATCGGCGTCACCGTGATCGCCGCGCTGCTGCCCTCGGTGAAGGCGATGAAGGTGTCGCCGCTGGCCGCACTGAACCTGCTGATCCCGGCGCCGCACAGCGCCAGCCGCGGCCTCGTGCGCACCTTCCTCGGCGTGGTGATGGTGCTGTTCGGCGGGGGCGGGCTCGCTGCCGGCGTGATGATGCCGTCGCTGGCGGTGGCCGTCGGCGGCGGGGTGGTGTCCGCGCTCGGCGTCCTGCTGCTGCTGCGGTCCGTGCTGTCCCGCTTCCTGCGGCTCGTCGTCCCGGCCGCCCGGCTCGCCGGGACGCCCGGCCGGCTGGCCGCCGCCAACGCCCTGCGCAACCCGCACCGCGCGGCCGCGACCGCCACCGCGCTGACCATCGCGGTCGGCCTGATCGTCACCCTGCAGGTCGCCGCCGCCTCCGCCCGGGCCAGCCTGTCGTCGTCCCTGGACGACCGCTTCCCGCTGGACGTGAGCATCACCAGCGTGGCCGAACCGTCGGCCGACAGCCCGACCGGCCGGGTGCTGCCCGCGCTGCCCGGCGGGCTGGGCACCGAGATCTCGGGGGTCGACGGGCTCACCACCCGGACACTGTCCGGCACCCTGGCGGACCTGCGGGTGGACGGCGTCCCCACCCCGGTCACCGCGGTCGGCACCGCCGCCGACGTGGACGCGGTCATCCGCACGCTCCCGGTGCCCACCGGCCGCATCGCACTGCCCGACGGGCTGATGTCGTCGGCACGGCTCAAGGCCGGCGACACCGTCGAGCTCGTCGGGCCCGCCGGGAGCCTGGAGCTGACCGTCTCGGTCAGCCACCTCGCCCGCGGCCAGCGCGCCACCGTGGTGATCGCGGCCACCGACCTGGCCGTGCTGGACCCCGCCGCCGGGCCCGTCGCCCTCTGGGGCCGGCTCGCCGACATCGACAGCGCCAACGCCGCGATCACCGCCCTGAACCCCATCGTCGCCCGCTACCCGTCCATCGCGCTGGCCGGCGCGGCCGTCGACCACGCCTCCATCTGGAAGGGCCTGACCCGGATCCTGCTGCTGGTCACCGCGCTGCTCTCGGTGGGGGCGGTGATCGGGGTGGTCGGCATCGGCAACACGCTGGGCCTGGCGGTCACCGAACGCACCCGCGAGTCGGCGCTGCTGCGCGCCCTCGGGCTGAGGCGGAGTCAGTTGCGGATGAGCCTGGCGGTGGAGGCGGCGCTGCTGGCCACCGTCGGCGCCGTGGTCGGGATCGGCCTCGGCGCGGTCTACGGCTGGGTGGGGGCCGCCGCCACCTTCGGCGAGATCGACACCCCACTGGTGATGGATTTCCCCACCACCGACGTCCTGCTGGTGCTCGCCGCGGCGGTGCTCGCCGGGGTGGCCGCCTCCGTCCTCCCGGCCCGCCGCGCCGCCCGCGCCCAACCCCGGGCCGTCCTCGCCGAGATCTGA
- a CDS encoding ABC transporter — protein MTTPTGLPDALQRLRDAVAAAPLGLATAGRDAAARTARAVVDQIDDYLLPRVRDLDAPLLTVVGGSTGAGKSTLVNSVLGARVTTPGVLRPTTRSPVLVCAAADVAWFSGTRVLPGLARTTGGGDTLSGITLVPTDALQPGLALVDAPDVDSVVEANRALAGQLLGAADLWIFVTTAARYADAVPWDLLRTAQDRGTALAVVLDRVPPEAVGEVAEDLAAMLRRAGLGAARLFVVEERPLVDGFLPAEQVAPLRNWLQALAADQEQRAAVVRQTLAGALESLGGRVDLVAAGVEEQAVAAEALRAAADAAYAGARAAVDEGVGNGSLLRGEVLARWQEFVGTGEWMRSLQGQVGRWRDRVTAAFRGRPDPAADLQGALESGVEQLLRAEADRAAEHTVVAWRSLPGGIAVIGGRETELDGASPDFGRKAADEVRDWQGFVLELVRAEGAGKRSQARLLSWGVNGVGATLMIAVFASTAGLSGAEVAIAGGTTAVGQRLLEAVFGDNAVRELATRARADLDARADRLLRGEQARFTELLADVAPPPDATAELRGALAGLATARGARA, from the coding sequence ATGACGACCCCGACCGGGCTGCCGGACGCCCTGCAGCGGTTGCGCGACGCCGTCGCCGCGGCGCCCCTGGGCCTGGCGACCGCCGGCCGCGATGCCGCGGCCCGGACCGCCCGCGCCGTCGTCGACCAGATCGACGACTATCTGCTGCCCCGGGTGCGCGACCTCGACGCCCCGCTGCTGACCGTCGTCGGCGGCTCCACCGGCGCCGGGAAGTCCACGCTGGTCAACAGCGTGCTGGGCGCCCGGGTCACCACTCCGGGGGTGCTCCGGCCGACGACCCGCTCGCCGGTGCTGGTCTGCGCGGCCGCCGACGTGGCGTGGTTCTCCGGCACCCGGGTGCTTCCCGGACTGGCCCGCACCACGGGTGGGGGTGACACCCTCAGCGGCATCACCCTCGTTCCCACCGACGCCCTCCAGCCGGGTCTGGCCCTGGTCGACGCCCCCGACGTCGACTCGGTGGTCGAGGCCAACCGCGCGCTCGCCGGGCAGCTGCTGGGGGCGGCCGACCTGTGGATCTTCGTCACCACGGCGGCCCGGTACGCCGACGCCGTCCCCTGGGATCTGCTGCGGACGGCACAGGACCGCGGCACCGCCCTGGCCGTCGTCCTGGACCGGGTGCCGCCCGAGGCGGTCGGCGAGGTCGCCGAGGACCTGGCCGCGATGCTGCGACGCGCCGGGCTCGGCGCGGCCCGGCTCTTCGTCGTCGAGGAACGACCGCTGGTCGACGGCTTCCTGCCCGCGGAGCAGGTGGCGCCGCTGCGGAACTGGCTGCAGGCGCTCGCCGCCGACCAGGAGCAGCGGGCCGCCGTCGTCCGGCAGACGCTGGCCGGTGCGCTGGAGAGTCTCGGCGGCCGGGTCGACCTGGTCGCCGCCGGCGTCGAGGAGCAGGCGGTCGCCGCAGAGGCGCTGCGGGCGGCGGCGGACGCCGCGTACGCCGGTGCCCGTGCCGCCGTCGACGAGGGCGTGGGCAACGGCAGCCTGTTGCGCGGGGAGGTGCTCGCCCGCTGGCAGGAGTTCGTGGGCACCGGGGAGTGGATGCGCAGCCTGCAGGGGCAGGTCGGTCGGTGGCGTGACCGGGTGACCGCGGCGTTCCGCGGCCGGCCCGACCCGGCCGCGGACCTGCAGGGAGCGCTGGAGTCCGGCGTCGAGCAGCTGCTGCGCGCCGAGGCCGACCGGGCGGCGGAGCACACTGTCGTCGCCTGGCGCTCGCTGCCGGGCGGCATCGCGGTGATCGGCGGCCGGGAGACCGAGCTGGACGGGGCCTCGCCGGACTTCGGCCGGAAGGCCGCCGACGAGGTGCGCGACTGGCAGGGTTTCGTGCTCGAGCTGGTGCGTGCGGAGGGCGCGGGCAAGCGGTCGCAGGCCCGGCTGCTGTCCTGGGGCGTCAACGGCGTCGGTGCGACGCTGATGATCGCCGTCTTCGCCTCCACCGCCGGGCTCTCCGGCGCCGAGGTGGCGATCGCCGGCGGCACCACCGCCGTCGGCCAGCGGCTGCTGGAGGCGGTGTTCGGCGACAACGCCGTCCGGGAACTCGCCACGCGCGCCCGCGCCGACCTGGACGCCCGGGCCGACCGGCTGCTGCGCGGCGAGCAGGCCCGGTTCACCGAGCTGCTGGCGGACGTGGCGCCTCCGCCGGACGCCACCGCCGAGCTGCGCGGCGCGCTCGCCGGGCTGGCCACCGCCCGCGGAGCCCGCGCATGA